Part of the Vigna radiata var. radiata cultivar VC1973A unplaced genomic scaffold, Vradiata_ver6 scaffold_43, whole genome shotgun sequence genome is shown below.
tatgATGCAAAGGCAAGGTAGTGAACACAATGACAGTGCATAAATCTTAAGGGTATATTGCAATCTCCTTAGTGCCCAACCCAAACAGAATTAcactttcattaaaataaaattggagcagcaaaacagaattgaaaacattaaagtagAGGCAATGCAGAACTGAAACGAAATGCAGAAACTAGAAACAAAATGCATAGCTAGTATGCGAAATTCAGATTGGAAACGAAATGCGAATGGTAAATGAAATTGGGCAACAAAATCAGAAAACGCAAATGAAAAGTCAAGCAGAAAACAAAGTTGTAATGCGAAAATGAGAATGGAATTGAAAGTGCACAAgataagagaagaaaacaaagttgcagaaccaaaattatattactaaaattgaaagtggtgaaaaatgtaaatgaaaaCCTAAAACCCCAAAGGGGGAGCTGTCAAGAGCACCAAAGCCTCCaaaaatgagaatgagaagaGAGAGGGCGTTTTTTCTCCCTTTGGGTAGTAAAACCCTAATCCCAAGGTAAGCCCACAATTTGGGCTTCTATAAAAACTGTCCAAAAATGGGTCCAAAGGTAAATCTGGTCCAAAATacacattaaaaatgaaattacaaaagaaattgaaataaaatgctGATGTGGAATTTAACAAATGACGTGACAACTCTCTTTATGTCCCAAAATATAATCTTAAACGttgccctgaaaataataataataagaataattaatttcagattatccaaattaattaaaatatgaattactaATCAAATTAAGCCCAATTAGCAGAACTGAGAAAATAAGGACATTAAGCacaattactaattaaatttggTGTGGAAAGCTAAGTGAATAGGACAAAATAATGATTTGTCACTTAGACCTTATGCTTTGGTGTTGTAGTCCTTGATATAACTTCTCTAAGACGAAGACTTCATGGCTTAACCTTAAGTTTAATGCTTGAATCCTTCAAAGGTGGGTTTTCTCATGTAGCTCAAGCCTCAAAATTGATGTGTAGCTACACCAATGTGAGTTTTGTCCAAAATTCTTGAATTtcctccatttttttatttttccattttgactctctaaaaacatcaaaaactataaaaacaagTTAAATTGGGGTGATTTGcacaaaaatttaacaaaatcaaattaagataactaccaaattcatttcaaaattaactCATATTGAACAGTTGTCAAAGACAATAATTTGtacaaatatttaacaaaataaaattaacataagtGTCAAATTCATCTCAAAATTAACTCATATTAGACACTTATCAAAGACGATGATttgttcaaatatttaaaaaaataaaattaagataagtGCCAAATTCatctcaaaattaatttatattaaacacTTATCAAAGACTGAATACTCTTTAGAAGAATTAACACACATGCATGCacacatatattaattatattttaaaaagtgtaatttgtatatttttcatgaagaaatgtaaatagatcttatataatttttagcAATTAGGTAATTAGGTAATGCTTTAAATTAAGATATTCATgttacatttttaattgaataactCACACTTAacattagttatattttaaaaagttattaattctGGCCCAGACCTCATAATAGAAAGGCCCAACCTTTATGGCCCAATAACTCGAAATATCCCCTTCGAGAATTCTCCTAATGTCAGATGGTAGGTGAAGTCTGGAGCAGAGAATGATGTGCGAGAGACGTGGCTCAGAAGCTCTTCGTGGTGGTTCACTGATGAAGCAAGAGGAAGATGTTGCTGGAATGGGAAAAGATCAAAAAGAAAGGAAGCATGTCGGTGGTCAAGGTAAGAAAGAAAACTGAAACtctttatatttcattcttGTGTATCTTCGTTATTTACAAGCACTGGAAACTACTCTATATATAAAGTTCCGGTGGAGGGGGATTTACATGAATCCCTAACAGAAAAAGTACCTTGTTTGTCTTCTACGTTGTCTTTGTGTATCTGATTGATACTGTGAGAAGGATTTTCGGTTCTATCAAGTATTTCAAGAATTCTCTTCATTTGTTCTGGTGTGAACGAGCCTTGTACAATATTATTATTGCTTTGTTGGCTGGTATGTGTACTGACAGGGGCAGTGCAAGCATTTGTGGATGCCCATTCACTCTGTCCTGCACCATTCTGATTGTTACTGTCTTTCTTGTACCATGGGGGATACCCATGTTTAGAATAACATTCGTCTATTGTGTGATTCATCTTATGACAATAAGAGCATTGCTTTCCTTGATTGGGATTTCTTCCTTTCCCTCTTCCTTGGCCGCGAGATGGAAAACCACGCCCATGACCTCTCCAACCTTGATCACCTTTTTAGTTGTTCTGTCTTTCTGTGTTTGTGGCAAGAATCTTGATATCAGCTTGATTAGTATGTCCTGAATTATGTTTCTCCTGCCTTTCCTGCTGTATAATACGTGAAAAGACACGGTTAATACTGGGCAAGGGCtccatcaataaaatttgtgtCCTCACAGAATTGTAACATTCATTTAATCCTTTTAAGAAGCAAATCACACGCTCCATCTCTCTATATCTGTGAGAAGCTCTAGAAAAATCACAGCTGCATGGGATCTTGCAGCTGCAACGTGGGATAGGCCTTAGAAACTCCAGCTCCTCCTATAATATCTTCAAATCAGTGAAATACTGATTCACGCTCCTTTCTCCTTGCTTAATCGAGTGAATTTCTTGCAGCAAGTCTGAGAATTTGAAGTGGTCTCCTTTGGAAAATCTCTCCTTCAATTCTTCCCATAATTCTTGAGCATCTTCAACATAGACCACACTTTCTGCTATTTGGGCTGAGAGTGTCTTGATGATCCAAGACAATACCATCATATTACTTCTTTCCCAAGAATCAAACAGAGGATCCTCCCTTTGTGGTTTCTTTATCCCTCCATCTATAAATTTCAGCTTGTTCTTGGAGAAGAGAGCCCGTCTCATATTTCTGCTCCAAGAAGTATAGTTTGATTCATCAAGAACCTGTGAAATAAGGGAGATCCCTGGATTTTCTCCTGGATAAAGGTAGTAAGGACTGGAAGGATTGTTGATTTGGTCCATATTTGTAATAACGGAAGCAATCACCAAGAAATAGAATCAAGATAGCCAAGATAGAAAAAGGGACGCAGCAGAAACGGAATCATAACAGGTTTagaacctgctctgataccatattaattCTGCCCCAGACCTCATAATAGAAAGGCCCAACCTTTATGGTCCAATAACTCGAAATATCCCCTTCGAGAATTCTCCTAATGTTAGATGGTAGGTGAAGTCTGGAGCAGAGAATGATGTGCGAGAGACGTGGCTCAGAAGCTCTTCGTGGCGGTTCACTGATGAAGCCAAAGGAAGATGTTGCTGGAATGGGCAGATATCGAAAAGAAAGGAAGCATGTCGGTGGTCAAGGTAAGAAAGAAAACTGAAACTCTTTATAATTCATTCTTGTGTATCTTCATTATTTACAAGCACTGGAAACtactctatatatagagttccGGTGGAAGGGAATTTACATGAATCCCTAATAGAAAGCATTAAAAcgctaaaacaaaaaatacctaAAACAATAAATGTTGCTCTCTAGAGCAACGAATATAAACATAAGTTCTAACAAAAGTATAGCTTgaattttctcataaaaaatggaaaatagatcttatataatatttatcaattatataatactttaaattagtAAGGTATTGGGATGTTATATTTCTAATTGAATAATTCACACTAAACATACtacaaaaatgttaattttattaatagtttatgaacttgtgatttatttatttttaaaaaaaaaattctgaatTTCGTATTAgagattaaatttataaaacttaaaaattatttagtatttttctcAAACAGTTTtgttataaagtaatttaataaacttttaaatatatataaatgtcaatatttataaacatttaactTATTTACGATTTAGCGCGTACAACTATTGAGATTATGGGACCAAATTTAACCGTTAAAGTAATAAAATCTAATGTTATAGAAATGAATTCATTGGAGTAAGCATTCAAAGttacttttaaaacaaataaatattcagtatttatatatatatatatatatatatatatatatatatatatatatatatatatatatattttctatattactttttgttttctagtgA
Proteins encoded:
- the LOC106752709 gene encoding uncharacterized protein LOC106752709 yields the protein MDQINNPSSPYYLYPGENPGISLISQVLDESNYTSWSRNMRRALFSKNKLKFIDGGIKKPQREDPLFDSWERSNMMVLSWIIKTLSAQIAESVVYVEDAQELWEELKERFSKGDHFKFSDLLQEIHSIKQGERSVNHRKGRRNIIQDILIKLISRFLPQTQKDRTTKKVIKVGEVMGVVFHLAAKEEGKEEIPIKESNALIVIR